In Rhopalosiphum padi isolate XX-2018 chromosome 3, ASM2088224v1, whole genome shotgun sequence, the genomic stretch GGCCGGTGGAGTGTTGTATCTAgacatttattgtaataatgtgcCAAACGACGTCGTGTTTGAACGCCGCTGTTCTGCTTGCGTTCCTGTGGGTAACGATCCCGTCGAAACCGTGTCTATGCTACAACACTGATTGCGATTTTACCGAgaggtaggtacatttttaaaaaacggTGGCGCATTTTAAGCGTTACAAGGGTGTCAGCTATAAAAGGAGCTTTGTTTTATGGCGAAATATGCCTTATTTTATTCGTTATAGTAAAGTGAGGACATATTTTGGGCATATCGAAAGAATAAGCACTGGGTGGTGGGTATGATGTGCTTCCAACAAATGGGCTTTACACTCCCGAAGCCTAGAAAAAAACAAAGTTGCGCTACtccacataaataatatacgatattaacGAAGCAAAATCCAGTTATGacagttatgtatattatgtgtttaaagtTACGATGAGGTCATCACAGTCAGCATCAATGAACCTGTGCAAGTTACTAAGTATAAATGGTGCTTGGACATACCACCCAGATGTCCAGACAATAAGCGAGAGTTTAGGACCGTACTCAGAAATATTGTTAGTAACCGGTAAACGGCGTTTTTGCATTTTAATTCCGTATTaaatttcgtatttatttttttagacagTGCCTAAAATGCGTAAAGTGAAGAGATGTTGCAAGGATCAAATTCAGTTATACGACAGTTGTGTTTCGAAATGTGCTGAATACCAGTGTCCGAATATTCAATGTACACCAGGCACTGACAGATGTAAATGCAAATCAGGATACACGGGTCATTTATGCAAACAaagttagtatatttaatattagtaacaaTTTCCAGTGGTCTTAATTTACTGTTACGAGTCCATGGCTATGCAGTATAGAAActcttatgtaaatattatattatttggagACACATATtccgttttataaaattaataacacaagCGTGTGAAGATCAGGACGAATAGAAAACGGTATATACCTACTGTTTAATTCGAACATTTGGAGATGTTCACACGTCGCTCATTTCTTAGAAAAGTCGAAACTCGTGAAGACAAATATCGATACGAACGACGAGGAAGTTAATACTGATACGATAGGCACCTTGTGTCAACGGAGTCACCATCACCATAACCATCACTATATTGCAAGTCGACTGTATATAAGGGTGATCAGCGCTCTCCAACaccttatttttacatatatttgtatttttgtatcaagttaaacgtattataaagattttactAACACTTATACATCAAGTTTTCATTCCTACGTTGATGTGTGAATTGACCTAAGTCGGGAAGTaacaatactaaaaaaacaataatgcatGCCggtattttttgaaatgtaagAATgtacttgattattttgtaagaacatttctaaaaatttccacacacaaataataatttaaaatattcatcataacaatataaaatacctttatataattatttttttgtttagttataaactataattttaatttatactattcaaatattttttttaatataggtaggtataattaatattgcataaggatatgatatataggtagcactattaatataatactgctataattaatattatatttgttattattttttaacttactgTGCAACGTACTTTGCACtttgtacaatttaattagaatttggaacaataatttattacagcCTGTGGTTAGGCATTAATTACActcttaaaatcaatatattaatcaagACATTTATGAAcaaagtacatattatgtatattatttaagtataaaaacaaaataattttaattaatataatgtcttATTAACATGCCTATTACAGCTCAGAAACGCTCagctttatttaaacaatattaaaatgattgtcTTAACATGTTAAAGTACAATTTAAAGTGATCCTTTAGATTTAGACATTATCTCATATCTgtgttataacattaatttttaaaacatattatgtataatgtatatacatatattataatagtattcttttatgatattttgattCAATCTcacacaaaatatacaataaatatttgactaaaaaaaatatatttatacaatagtcataagactaaaatgtattattaacaattctggtgtttttttaaaatttaaaaacataaaataaataaaaacaattgtattttatacaaaaattatcaagataggtgaaaaaaaaacaactttcaatctttaagttcaaatattaataaaatattatatattagagaTATCATAAAGTacactgttataatatatgtttaataaaaaacttcTTTTTTGGGAAATGTGTGCATTTTAATGCCTAAGTTATAGCTAAGTCTACTAAACGCCGTATTTATTGGCTTTAAAACTTTTGGTACTATTGTCTAtcgtaatttaatatagtacattcatatttatatgaatatttgtaTGGTActgcttaaaaataaatcgaaagataaaatataatagatatggaAAAACTAAATATcagcaatgaaataataatatgttatcacaGAGCAAAACCGTCGAAACCGTTTGGTCAAAATTGAACCATATTTTTAACGAACTCGGTGAAATTGTCTAGGGatgcagttaaaaatattattttaaaaatgaatatcaacataaatatattatacatttataaaaatgttcacagTTACTTTATATATAGTAAGCTGCAATTTTATagttgtaagtataataaaattataaaattaataaaatttatttttaggattttaatttttctagctAAGTGCCGcagttaacttaaaaaaaaaattgatgaacatctaatatgcattatatataaataattatcataaatcatttaaattgtaatcaacTGTACGTGTACACTTTAAAATACATGAAATGATTAAAACCCACGGAATCTGCCAATTCGCGTGTTTCAGTGTGCGACGTCGGACGCTGGGGCCTGGGCTGTGCGAACTATTGTGACAAGACCTGTCCGGATTGCGACCACCGCACCGGATGCTGCAAGACTGCCGCCACTGGGTCAATTTTCTGCGGCGGCGGCAGTGGCACCGGTCGGTTGCCCGTCCGGCAAACGGCTGCTGTCGGCGGCCGCAACGGAACCGTACGCAAAACCGACGAGCCGACGCCGGCGGTGGACCGTTCCGCGCGATTCCGGATGCTGAGCACTACCATACGACTCCAGACGGCCACGTGGGAACCCGCGGCCGTGGACGAGGCCAACGGGACGATGATCGAAAGCGGCACCGTGGACGCGGGGACGCGGAAACCGGCGGCGGTGACGTCGGCGGCCCAAAACcgatcggcggcggcggcggctgagACGGCGTGGACCCCTCTGGAGGCGACGGCGCTCAAGTACGACGAGCTGGTGACGAGGCTCATATGGATATTCGCCATGACGTTGGTGGCCATCGCCATGGTGTTCGTCATCATGTTCGTCGTGTTCTTCAACTGCTACGGGACGACGTCCAAACCGCGAGACGCTGACTCCGGGGCCGCCCGAAACCCGTGGCCGCAGCAGAGCACCGGCAAAGTTCACGGTATGCGCAATAGCCACACAGCCACAGCAGTGATAAGCGCGGCGGCAAAGATAATATTGTGTGCATAGAGgcgttgatgattttttttttcatatattgtttttagCGTGCGGATTGGTCAAAGCTTTAACAGTCTGCATTGTTTGCAAtaccgtttattatattatatatgatattttacacGGTGTTACCATTTACCACATAACACGAATGAAAAtcctattcaatattatatattatagtgatgagCAACggcaaattataaatttataaaaaaaacaccacGATACGTGTAGCCTCTACTATAGGTACCCATCTCCTTATTTACCAATTCATAGGtcaagtaaaatttacatttttgagcCCCAAATTATCCATTTCTATTTTCTTcaataccaaaataaaatttaagcataatatattatttttagattaattttaaatgttattagttacttataaatgtattaatataaaatatttgtaataaataaatattactaacataataaatacaatgttttccactaaaattaaaatcaatctactgtaatacctactaataatacaattaattactttaataacaatatcaaaaaacataatttcgtgaaatatatttataattaaataagctACCTCTtacttaccttttttttaacttgCTTATCTATGTACGAGTAGAGTGACTGTATAAACGGCAACACCATCAATGGCGTTTCGCTCTCACTTACAATAGGTACTATCagtcatatattttttgtctttAAATAGAATGCTATTCAAATATCAATGAAACATTCTCgagtataaatgcaaaaatatcTGAAAACATTTTACTCATTGAAAACATGCTGCAGCCCTCCCTCTATGACTGCTGTAAGTTTTTCGTTTTACATTCTAAgtcaagttttaaattattattcgttttcaTTAATCATTCCTGTTTAAATAGCGCTCGCTGTTACAGCATCGTTTTGCGTTTTCTCGGGATTCTTTTTCTGTTATCTCTGTTGTGCACCACCGTGtacattattacttaatattatttaattaatttattattaccctGTCTGGTTTTTCTTTTAAGCGTGTCAACTTTAGTCTTCTGCTCCAATATCGTTGATTATACTTTAAAAGTTGAAACACATTAATTTTCTTCTATACTATCTTTCTCCTTTATCGTTACCTCATTAAACAATCTCTATGTCTTCgataactatacctatatacgccCTTTGTTCGATTTTCCTCTTCGCTGCACAACgttcgtaaaatattattatgttcattattttgtattatcctTAAAGATACCGgttatcataacattttaatttatatattttacagagaCATGTATCACAACACAAAACCTATGTCATGTGCCACCAGTTAGATATACAAAAACTCCTACACTATATAcatgtaagtaataattatttaatataataaatatatcttaaaccTAATACATGCAAGGGCGGAGTGACCCATCTGGAAATCTGGAATTTTCCAGATGGGCCGGTACTGACGAATATTATATGGGCCGGGCCcacgacattaaaaaaaatctatttatatcattaaataggtaacaaaattagtatatattttaatgagctttattacaaataaatattagtctTAAAATGAAGTGTACGTGATATTAtcgtatcaatttaaaattatgaattatgatttatgaaatatCGAATGTCGATAATTATTGTCATCTATATGGTACCTATTTCCACTTCTTCATAAATAcgattatagaattattattattattttatttatttactaaatattattttttgattcatTTTAGCTACCAATGTTGATTTACCAACTCATCCAGAAATATTTTGTCCAGTTTTTTCAGCTCCTCATTACacaggtaataatatttaacttttaatttaataaatggtaCCGACCCACCATATTTGATGTTATAAgtggtattatacaaaaatgtccGAGGAAAAAATGTCCGAAACCAATAATGTCCTTGGTAAAAATGTCCGAAACCAAGAATGTCCATggtaaaatttagttaaaattgggCAAAGAGATATAGGACAACCTCcggcaaaaaaaatgtatattaatatgcaagaaaaatttaaaaaaaattgcgaagagtataataataaagaaagaagtatagaaaactttttaaaatgtatatcgttgacattaataaattttaattaggcaATAATTATctgggttttttttttggacatttttataatcaatttttttatttatttttatattcaataacgaaagaattattaattatttttttaaatattataatcaatgttgtaTAAATACACTTTTCATATCTGACTACCGCAATAATGaaataatcgtttatttttttttttttaatattattataattaatgttgtaaatatttttaacgaggtcttttacttagtttattttggacaattttaccgTGGAAATTTTTTCTTCGGATATTTTTACCTAGATtcgttataagtataaaaaaaataatgttttaaagaaTCGAAACGGAACTAACTTTTTTTCAAGAATTTGTCTTTAAgtcctaaacatttttaaaataagatataagttagacaatttaaacaaaatacgtATCTGTAACCGTTGATagtttataattcataacaaaaaattatataggtttattttaataaaaaaatatttattttaaataattttaatctcgGACTTTTTTTTACCGTTTACCATAATCTATTGGtacttaaaattcataataatttaattaaatctttgtttaatgtttttaggTGGATCGTCACTATATGATTCTCCACAACCATTGTACGAAATTTTATACTGatcaataactaaaaaaatagatacctatgatttataattaatttctaagAATTATGTATAAGTAAGTAAGTAGTTTTCTATAATAGtgcaataaaaaatcaaaatattacattaaagatttgttgatatatataaattcaaattttaaaattattaccttcctaaatacctaatacaataggaaaaatgtaatactgtttaaaaaaaagtatgctgcaacttataatgtattgttactATATGACATACATAtgacctaattattttttttaaaacattataatataatggtaaaaatgtgtttaatatatattaaatggaaagaattgaaattattttcattttcaaaccTACACTATAGGGTACCTATTTACAAGATTAaagttatcaatataatataatgtataagtatgaGTATAAAACTAACAgttttgttcaaaaaattattactttttaaatgtatgatgtaatataaagttaatcaatataactttttatataaatgtcctaatgtataatattatgaaccatTAATTCATGatacatgtacaatatacattttatatatttataataaaatatctatgttctatatattatattatataaatgtgaaaatgGAAATCTTTTTAAGGCATGTTCTCTGAAACATTCATTCAaatatcttgatttttttttataaaaaagtgcATCGCGGAGCAGGTTTAACCCTATTTgtgattctataaaataatgaaaaatcgagttattaattttttaaataatcggaAAATACGGacataaagatttttttctttcgtgttaccaattattagttattattataaaaaaattaacattttagtaaatagtttatgtagtataataatacaaaagtttttcgttgtttttagttcaaattattgaaatttcatAAGTTGTTGGTTTTAGTCCAAAATAAAAAGGAAATCAAATTTGagttattcgaaaaaaaaaataatttaaaaaaatgctgtTGGTAAATGGTAAAAAAGCAAACGTTGTACGGTATAAATAAACcgggaaatatattttacaatataagatttaatttaataactcaaCATTTTAGATCATGAATCGTGATTGCAGTATGAGACAAGAGTTAAGTGACACAGACACAGTAAAGCATAACCTATACACTCTGAAATACACTATGAATCAAAACTAAACTAAACTGTTTTAGACGttcattataatcatttagaattagcaaaaacttttaaatttttaaataacctttaacttttcaaaattttaattttttaaaaaacctcaGCGTCTTGCCCCCCCCCCCTCTCCCGAAATATtgtcatcttttaattttataataggtactctagaaccaaaattgagtgAGTTCTACTCGGGTATGGACCAATTGCGTCTAACACAAAATGTACTAAAGCAGCTCTGTTGACTGTTAGTAACAACACCACATTTTTAAGATGATAAGACAGGCCAACATTTTGGACAATCCATGGACCATAGGGcacaaaaaactataatattttagaagatTGTGTGAATAGACCTTGAAGCGTGATTTGGCATGTATTCGTTGTCAAcctagaaaaatgtttaatatgtcACCGGACGTTAATTTATGTCGGTCAATCCAATTTATCTTGACGATGGACGGATCCTTTAAGTCTTATAGTTGACAGTTAAACATATGTGTACAGACCGCACAGTGTGTTCAAGTGTGCCCTtagtctattattattacacgttaaaaaaaaataaaaaaatatatatttaataaatataaattgtaatactatacgtctatacagcAGTCAGTCGTACAGATTTAGACAGGTACACAATTCGATAAATTTAGTTCTAAATTCGAAATAAGTGAAAAAATAggcgtttttattaaatataattattaatataattacattatactttttatttaaagtaattgcatattatgtcgttactttttttatacatcataCATGCAAAAACACTCGTACCttagtatactatataggtgGTATTCACtatcactaaaatatttaatgaataaaatataacgagCTTAATATAATGGTTCTTAAAACATGATTTAGCCGCTTATGTTGGGCACTTTCTGTGCgcagtaatatttttatcaatctgatattaaagttttaaaaaatacaacagatggatgtttttttaataaaaaaaaggacaAGTAGGTAATCTTAACATCTTAACATCATTCAGACATTGTCGAGTCCTACCTACCCCGATTATTGTCATTTAGATGCCTATGTGCCCGCGACCCATACGAGTCATCAAATAACGTTAAACGTAACGCTCTTAgaatgattatacattttaaaagtatgatACCATTGGAATCGCGTCGATCGAAATAAAATTTACGTAAACGTAATGAAATCAATAGGTGCCTGCAATTATCaccttttaaaatgtataattgtgtTCAATAGGTacgtgtattttaattaataactggCGACGCGGGTTACTACGCTCTATTGGGGCAGTGCTCTCTATGACTCGTGATCCGTACCAGCCGTACGATAGGCGCCCGCACTATATATTGTCGAGAGCCGCGGTCATGTCGTCGCGGAAATCGATCGGAACGGCGGCCAGGCGGTCATCATAGCCGCCGCCGTTGGAACACCGTCTCGTAGTCGGCAGTATTATAGTTACCTACCTCTACCTCAACCGACTATCccgtttgatattatatatttttatattttaatacgttcGTCAGTTGTACTACTCAGTAATAATCGAAAACCGAAGTCGTACGACagtgacaacaataataataaataatacatatatcgtaggtataggtacccgtttatacttatatatatgaaCCGCCGCACCGACTCGCCGACCGACAGACAAGCGTCGCGCTTCATttactaagtaaattataatattacatcggTATTTCAGTAGTAATCCTAACGGAGcgtatacatatttcataaaatcgTATAGTTCTGCGGTACTTACGACGTGGTAACAATAAGCATTTTACGTAGGCATATAAGacgttaatatattgttattcacCGCGAGTacttgtgtacataatatagctaAGGTGGTGATCGAGGGCATACACCTATAATATCTACCGCATAAAACATCATATCCGCCTATTTaaagcaataaaataatttaaccgcAAATAATAggtgtacatacatatatttcgtATTCGGGTGACCTAGCTCGGGGCaggataatttaatataaataatatagtcacgTGCGGCTTtcgtcttaatataatatttatacgtcattattatacctactacacgacattattattattattattgttactgccgtcgatttaatgtaatatattaccgACGGTCTACAGTGTCTATACACGCATGCGAATAATACTGTGGACCGACGAAACGAAATCGTAGAAAACTGTacgttgaaataatatattattttaaggtacctataatatttactacacTCTGCGACAGTATAGGTACACCTACTATATCTATCCATCTACAGCGCAGCAGTCATGTGGcggtaagtaaaatatttataaacatttttttgtcccTCTCCCTGCTATATAGTTAAATAGGACACACGGGTATTAACTATATacgttcgtataatatattaaacgatatattataactcTGTCTGTGCCGTTCGTCACCAACACAGATTTCTATACCATATAATAACGTGACGTACTTGGCGTACAAGTGAACAGTGTATGTTATTCGGTATAGTGTGAGAAGAAATTCTGTGGTCGGAAGCAGGCGTCATCAACTACTGtccgattattaatattataataataataataattattatatattattcgtcgtTCACGAGGTCGCGTCTCGGCCATTACCTATcgtacacatattaatatattataatgatattataattatttattaaaattcgacCACGAACTACGGCATACTCTAAGcacacctataatattataatatattatacattttattttattatatacctaacaacacaatattataatattatacatattttgtaccatattacctacatatattgctttgatgataataataataatattatatacctaaacgctaactaaataatactatactcgGCTAGGAATGACTTATTGACGTCGTATACTACACCGAAGCAGCTTGcatgataatacattattatatgtatatatatatatttatgcattatgacaataataaattattatccgtGTCCATCCCACTCCCGCGTGTGCGGTGTGCGCGTGCGTGCGTGCTGCGTTCGCGTGTAATTGATAGTGTGCAGTACGTTTGTTTGAAAATCATTATCACCGAGTCGATCCGTGATACCAGTCGagccgtatttttattttttaacaatgttattattatttaccgttTTACTGTTTTCCGCTGTCGTTCGTGCCTGAAGATTCGTCGTCATCATCGCCGTCGTAGTAGTATTATCGCAACGTCGACGATTGGAACACACGTCTCCTTTGTCATTGCTAACCCGCCGCACTTTTGTGCGGACATTGGTGTACCGTCCCAAGACCTCCACTGTCGTTTTCCAACACTTCGCCATGTATTGTCTCTAGACTTCTAGTCACTacgatataatcataatataaggtgtatatataaatatatatatatatattgttgccCAGTCGCCGCTATACCACATCGTCCTTACACACCTTACAAGTGAGTACAATGAACGATACACATTATTTGGTACCTCTTGTATTATACACTTTTCCTCTCGTAACCATAAACTTCATACACACGCCATGCTATTCCTGTTTTTACTCGGTACGCTGTTTCATTTCAGTTGTTGTCGATTTATTGTTCCACTGACATCAGTGTATTCATCTCGCTTATTTCATCCCAATTTTGCCAATGACTTGTCATCGTTCGTGTTTATACATTTTccatttgataattattttactggcgagagagtattatattttagtatcttattcatttttcaataataagaaaaatgtcACCAAGCATTATAGATATGTTGTTGTCACTATGATATTCATGTTTCATATACTTAGTAAATTATGTTAAACCAACTATTTATTACAACCAAACTTATCCAATggtttattatgtaggtaaatcCAACCATGCCCATGCATTGGAATACTCATTCATAGAAATATTGATACCCATGTTAGATattgtagtttatatttaattttataattaaacctaTTTgtcaataatgttaaattttaatattaatatcatattattcatgataatccaaaacattaaaaatgaaagTTTCATACTTAAATTCTGTACCTagtatatgaataaaatgttttaattggaAAGTATTATcactctaaaaaaaatatttcttgcaTCAAAGTCCAtgctttaataattatcataggtactgttatttttaaaacatcaaattATGCAGGTACcacacaataaataatgattttaactattttttaaatttacctaaaaaattgtattgttttgtaattactaaatatttatcagtttaGTGTCTTTGTACTTTGAAAAGTGTTTacctattttttctttaaaaattaataaaataacactaaatattaaacaaagtcaaacattgatttataattatagtatttctacttctaaataaatataattaggtaggtTACCGAATCATTTTTATGATTGGTCTTTCATAATGATATGAAGGTTAAAGTGAATAATAGTAGCCGatacatcattaaaata encodes the following:
- the LOC132927259 gene encoding uncharacterized protein LOC132927259, whose product is MCQTTSCLNAAVLLAFLWVTIPSKPCLCYNTDCDFTESYDEVITVSINEPVQVTKYKWCLDIPPRCPDNKREFRTVLRNITVPKMRKVKRCCKDQIQLYDSCVSKCAEYQCPNIQCTPGTDRCKCKSGYTGHLCKQMCDVGRWGLGCANYCDKTCPDCDHRTGCCKTAATGSIFCGGGSGTGRLPVRQTAAVGGRNGTVRKTDEPTPAVDRSARFRMLSTTIRLQTATWEPAAVDEANGTMIESGTVDAGTRKPAAVTSAAQNRSAAAAAETAWTPLEATALKYDELVTRLIWIFAMTLVAIAMVFVIMFVVFFNCYGTTSKPRDADSGAARNPWPQQSTGKVHETCITTQNLCHVPPVRYTKTPTLYTSTNVDLPTHPEIFCPVFSAPHYTGGSSLYDSPQPLYEILY